One genomic window of Scylla paramamosain isolate STU-SP2022 chromosome 48, ASM3559412v1, whole genome shotgun sequence includes the following:
- the LOC135095347 gene encoding keratin-associated protein 10-2-like gives LYHYSVCVCVCVCVCVCVCVCVCVCLCVNVCVCVCVCVCVNVCVCVCVCVCVCVCVCVCVCVCVCVYAHVCVCVCVCVCVCVCVCVCVCVCVCVCVCVCVCVCVCVCVCVCVCVCVCVCVCVCVCVCVCVCVCVCVCVCVCVCVCVCVCVCVCVCVCVCVCVCVCVCVCVCVCVCVCVCVCVCVCVCVCVCVCVCVCVCVCVCVCVCVCVAPIAPYTRRVLPPCERRW, from the coding sequence ctataccattacagtgtgtgtgtgtgtgtgtgtgtgtgtgtgtgtgtgtgtgtgtgtgtgtgtgtgtgtgtgtgtctgtgtgtgaacgtgtgtgtgtgtgtgtgtgtgtgtgtgtgtgtgaacgtgtgtgtgtgtgtgtgtgtgtgtgtgtgtgtgtgtgtgtgtgtgtgtgtgtgtgtgtgtgtgtgtgtgtgtgtgtatgcacatgtgtgtgtgtgtgtgtgtgtgtgtgtgtgtgtgtgtgtgtgtgtgtgtgtgtgtgtgtgtgtgtgtgtgtgtgtgtgtgtgtgtgtgtgtgtgtgtgtgtgtgtgtgtgtgtgtgtgtgtgtgtgtgtgtgtgtgtgtgtgtgtgtgtgtgtgtgtgtgtgtgtgtgtgtgtgtgtgtgtgtgtgtgtgtgtgtgtgtgtgtgtgtgtgtgtgtgtgtgtgtgtgtgtgtgtgtgtgtgtgtgtgtgtgtgtgtgtgtgtgtgtgtgtgtgtgtgtgtgtgtgtgtgtgtgtgtgtgtgtgtgtgtgtgtgtgtgtgtgtgtgtgtgtgtgtgtgtgtgtgtgtgtgtgtgtgtgtgtgtgtgtgtgtgtgtgtgtgtgtgtgtgtgtgtgtgtgtgtgtgtgtgtgtgtgtgtgtgtgtgtggcgccgatcgCTCCCTACACGAGGCGGGTGTTGCCGCCTTGCgagcgtcggtggtga